The Coccidioides posadasii str. Silveira chromosome 2, complete sequence genomic interval CTCGTATACTCTTCAATCTCATCTAGATCTTGCATCAGGTCTACTTCCGTTGGCTTGAGAAACCTGGTACGTTTGAAGACTTTCCAGCCAATAAACAGGAATGGAACAACAGCGACCATCGTATACGAGAACAGAAAAGTCGGTACGTCCCATTTACCAGGCAAGAAGACGGTGTATCCACCCACAACTGCCATAATAGCACAACCCACGAAGGCGTACCACGCTAGGAACGGTTGCCAAGGGGACTTGAATGGCAGGGAATCGCGAGACAGGCCCTGCGCATCGCATGCCTTCTTAAATCGAATGTAGGTGAACGCCATTATTGAGAAGTTGATCAGCTGAGACGCCGTGACTAGGCTGACAAACCACTGCAACACTACACCGGCGCTGTTGGAAACTTGAAGAAAGCTCAATAGGGCGATTAGAAGAACGAGCATCACACAATACGTCGGTACTCCGTTTTTGGTGCAACGAGTGAAGATTCGAGGTGCTTTGCCCTCGAGGGCAAGACCGTAGAGGCTCCGACTGGCGCAGTAAACGTAGCTATTACCTGCGCTGAATGCGGCCATGAGAACCATCGCGTTCACAATGTGCGGGAAAATCGGGATCTTCAGCCTGTTCATTGATATGACGTACGGGGATGCAGCAGCACCTGGGAGACCTTTGGTAAAAGCATCCTTCATAGTCGGGTCGTTGTAGGGTACATTGATGCCTACAGCCAAGCTTCCCAGAATGAAAAACGACGTTAATCGGTAAAAGACGGCATTGTACGCTCGGGGCATTGACTCCCGCGGATTTTCGGCCTCACCGGCAGCCATTGACACATAGTCCGGGCCGGCAATCGTGAAACTCGCCTGAATTAGGCACTGTAAGAATCCTAGAAACCTGCCAAGATCTCCCGTCTTATGTAACTCTGCAAAGCTCCCTGGGTCACGCCAGTACCGGAATCCAAAACGGTCCCCGATTGGGTTGCCCCcaagcatgacaatgaaagTATATATGATTAATGCGATGATGAGTAGGGCTTTACCTATAGCCAGCCAAAATTCTGACTCCCCGTACCAATGAACGGCGAAGAAATTGATTATCCTAACTATAGTCAGCAAGAATCCAAATTCTTCGCTCTTGCATAAAATCAAGTTGAACGGACGCAATAAAATATCCGGTCGAGCAGGGAATGGAGAGCACGCACGCATAGATCACAATTACGATCGAAATAATGACCGCAGCAGGAACGATATCGCTCCAGTAATGGATGATGAAGTTGCAAGCAACGATTTCAAAGGGCACCATGGCAGCTTCGAAGACGAAAAAATTGTATCCGGCGGCAACGCCAAACGCCTCGTCCACGTAGCGACCAGCGAACCGGATGAAAGGTGAAGAGATTGGTAGATATGTGACCATTTCAGCCATGCCTATTCTCCGTGTCACGGGATCCATGTCTTAGCACATATATTTCCAGCGGGTAATGTtaaggaaggaaaaagggcGAATAGTCcaccccccaaaaaaaagaggtgTTTGGGCCACTGGAGAGACAAGTGCTCCGGGAAACCGCATTTGGGCCTGTATGGAATGGTGCTTATTGGAGCATCGTGAATACCGCGATGTCATCTTCGGGGTTGGGAAAGAAAACCGGGGTTCACTTGGAGTCAGAATGAACGGAGGGAGTTGCCATACACATAGTAACAGCCAGAATAAAGGTACTCCTAGTTTTTCACGATCGGTATGAGATTCCAGTTGTTTCAAGTGACAGAAAAGAAATGCACAAGTTCATTGCAAGCTTCTATCGATAATCTCTGGTTTGGCGGATTCCAATCCAATGAAAGAAATAAGGTCGCTCTGCATTCAGTAGCCCGGCCTTTCTTACCTTAACTCTTAAGTAGTTGAACATAAGAGCCTTTCCGACCTAGACATTTGCAAATGGACCATACGATAAAGATCATGAGATAAACTTGTTGTCTCTGTATAAACAACAATAAATCATAGCTTGCCAAAGCTAATCATAAGAGAAATTACATAAAATAGACAAGTGgaacaaagaaaaagaagaatggtGATTTTCCTCAGCCAACTGAGGTCGATCTTAGGAGTAGACGTACCATAAGGTGAAGGCCATGAACAAATTCGCGGGCCCACCACTCATCAAGCCGGTGCCTATCTGGACAAACAGAGCCGTTCCAATTGTTCCTCCGATTCCGATTAGCTGGATATGCCTGGGCTTAAGCTTGCGATGGGTATGGTCCGCGGACGGCTTGAAATTCGCATTGCTCACGGACTCACTACTCCCAACGGTGGCGCTCTTGGGATCAGAAGCCCGGCGGATGGTAAATGACGAATCCACGTGCTTCTCCAGGTCCGGGGATTCTGATGTCAGAGAAACAGATTTCACCGCGGTAGAGACGGCACTGTGGGGTGTGGGAGCCCTGTCTCCCTCACGGCCCATATTGTCGATGGTTGTGGGGAGGTGCAAGAAGGAAGCAAGGGAGGTAAAATCCTAGGTCCAGACCAAGAAACGAGAGACACAGGGAAAAGAATTAACGAAGAGATCTTTGCAACAGTGAAGAGAAAAATTCTCTTCTTTAAGAGATAGCACTGAGCAATTCATCGTGGGGGGCCCCACCTCTGCGATTGGTTCAATGACAAGAGGCAAAAGGCTTGTAAGGTGTGGTTGAAAGGTGTCAAGGATATATGCTATGCAGGCATGAGAGGCGTGGAAGATGGCAAAAGGAGATGGTAGCGACGATCAGGTACCTTTTGAAGGCGCGAATACCTTGAGACAAGTGCGCACCTCTCCGGACAATCATGACGTTGTATACTAGCGGCCATTCGACGGTTCAGAACGAGGCCGACCCAAGCATCAGCCGCAGCTGCCGCCAAGACGTAACCTCACGAGGTGCCAAGTCTTAAAATAGACTAGCGTAAGTTTAGAGACTGGTTGTCTGGTTAGCGCCACCCCGGCAAGTGTAAGGTCTTGGGCCAATGCCGACCTGGGGAAAACGGTTTAGGAGTTACACGGAGCATGGTACGGAGTCCACTCGCCAACAGGCGCCGCCGTGCCCCCccttgatttcttgatctcgTGAATGGTGCAACGCTTCCAGAACGATATCCTGTTCTTTTGCTTAGATACCTGGAGACATACACTACTGGTGCTCAAAGCATCATTCCAACTCCACGGCTTGAGGAATGGCAGGAAAGTTCAGTGATGAAAATATTGTGTACACTCTATTTGTAAAGCCCTtttatactccgtac includes:
- a CDS encoding uncharacterized protein (EggNog:ENOG410QDKR~COG:E~TransMembrane:9 (o39-62i69-92o98-122i193-214o246-269i295-315o321-345i370-390o402-421i)~BUSCO:4650at33183) — its product is MDPVTRRIGMAEMVTYLPISSPFIRFAGRYVDEAFGVAAGYNFFVFEAAMVPFEIVACNFIIHYWSDIVPAAVIISIVIVIYAIINFFAVHWYGESEFWLAIGKALLIIALIIYTFIVMLGGNPIGDRFGFRYWRDPGSFAELHKTGDLGRFLGFLQCLIQASFTIAGPDYVSMAAGEAENPRESMPRAYNAVFYRLTSFFILGSLAVGINVPYNDPTMKDAFTKGLPGAAASPYVISMNRLKIPIFPHIVNAMVLMAAFSAGNSYVYCASRSLYGLALEGKAPRIFTRCTKNGVPTYCVMLVLLIALLSFLQVSNSAGVVLQWFVSLVTASQLINFSIMAFTYIRFKKACDAQGLSRDSLPFKSPWQPFLAWYAFVGCAIMAVVGGYTVFLPGKWDVPTFLFSYTMVAVVPFLFIGWKVFKRTRFLKPTEVDLMQDLDEIEEYTRNFVPQPPRNTVEKILDKMF
- a CDS encoding uncharacterized protein (EggNog:ENOG410Z9DH~TransMembrane:2 (i79-96o102-118i)) encodes the protein MGREGDRAPTPHSAVSTAVKSVSLTSESPDLEKHVDSSFTIRRASDPKSATVGSSESVSNANFKPSADHTHRKLKPRHIQLIGIGGTIGTALFVQIGTGLMSGGPANLFMAFTLWYVYS